The Arachis hypogaea cultivar Tifrunner chromosome 14, arahy.Tifrunner.gnm2.J5K5, whole genome shotgun sequence DNA window GTTCAAGGCTGTCATTGTGTATTTTATATTGCGTCTCTCTTTTATCATGATGTCAATTATCTGTAGGTTCGGTTCCGTTTTGTTCCATTATACATTATTCCATCCAATTCCATTCACACGATGATAATGCGActgttaataaaataattaaattacataGCTTTTGATATTATTTGGAACAATGTGATTCTTTCACTAAAAAATCCGTGAAACACTAACAGAACTTCATCACCTATATGTAATGAACCAATTAtttagtagaagaaaaaaaaatgatcataaaaattaattttgcaaaatattaacaaaaataaaaaaaagatatggaaagagataaagaaaaatataaaataaatgatgacttatataataaatataagttgaagtagatataaaaaataaattagattatattaatcaatttatacatatttaaaaaaataatattaatattaaaaatatagaataacaTCAGACGCCTTATAAATATGTACAGTTCCTGACTTATATTTTATACAAGAGATTCAATCTTCTTGAGTAGCTTCATCATCACCTTCATCCATGGCATCATCCTgcttttcattctcttcaacaTGGTCACAACATTGAGTTTCTTCATCAGACATAGCTCCACCCTCTGCATTGATTCTACCTTCATTGCCACTGTTGCTACAACTCTGCGTGTCCGAGTCAGTTGAACTGCCATCTTTCTCTTGCTTTTCACCACAATTATATGCAGAACCTCCAAACTTCTCCCTCAAATCAGGAGCAACAATGCCAATCATATCCCGGAGTGCTTGCCGCTCATTCCGTTTAGCGGCAGCATCATCGGTGTTCTGACTCTCAGCCACCACAATATTTGAATCATGCAATGGGCCACAACCTTCGTTATTGTCTCTGCTTGGAGATTCATTGTCTCCATGCACAGAAGGGGCTGTACTGCAAGCCCAGCTGCCAGCAACTTCGGATGTTAAAAGGTCTGCTGTTCTGATTGTGCCTCCAACTTCGGTATCCTCAATAACTTTTTCAGTGTCTGTAGGATCATGTAATTGCAACGGATGCGAAACACGATTATCATGGGCTTGCTCCTCAGTTTCTTGTACATTTACATCATCATCACACTGCATAGTGTCCCCATCTAGAGGACCAGATTTATTTAAATCAACATGCTTTATGCCATAATTTGAAGGACTTTCAGTTCCCAGAACACACCCAGTACCGCCAACAACTCCATCCATCATAGCTGCAGCACCATCAATATCAGAACCAAAGCCACCTCTTACATCATGGTCATGATCTGCACTGGTGAACTCTTGTGTATTATGGCATTCTTGACTTCTTACCTCACAGTCATGCTTCTCAGTGACACTAGCTTCATTGCTTGAGGTTTCTACTTGATCTCTGTTGCGCTTCTGTGTAGATGCAGTTGAGCCTGCCTTTGCAGTATTTTTGCTATGGTATCCTGCaacttctccctctcttccaggGGTTCCACCGATAACTCCATCCATATCTACAGAAGTATTCTCGTAATTCTCTTCGTCTTCAAGAGTTCTTTGCATAGCCTTTAATTGCTCCTGTTGCTTAGCAAAGAGTACTTGTATCTCCTCAGTAGTGGAATAAAATGCCCTTAGTTGTGTTTCCCTGCATGACATCAATGAGCTTCAGTGGCAAAATCAAAGCATAATGCGGGTGTAGATGTTGCCTCTTAAAGTTAAAGTGCCGATCAGCATTTAATACAAACAGTGCAACGATGCAGCATGTTAACCAACAGGGACTACTAAACAAAGCTGATTAACTTAGCATGAATGACATATCCAACAGATGAATACCAGGATCCACAATTTTTACTGCAATGACATTGTTGAGTAGTCCAttctaataaataaaacaaaaactattCAGCCGCAGTCCTACTTTTATTTAGGCTCAATTGCTCTGCTAATTGCTTTCATATTCTTGAAGATGTTTATACATCCTTTATTCTTCAAATTTTCAGGATAGCTAAAATCCATTCAGAATCTATGATAGTAATGTTCACATAACCATAATATACACACTGGTGATAATTCTAATTAAGTCAAAGAATTCTCGTTCCTATCTATTTTAATCaccaatttaagaaaaaaaaatattatatgtaaactGTAAAGCAAGCCAAACAATTACAGTATTCAAGTAAAGTAGCCCATGCTGCGATGTCCTCTAATATTCTTTTATACATACAGGTTCATCCTTACATAATTTTCACTACAGTTGTCCAGTGATCATATTAAACAGAAACTTGTTCCTTACCGAAGCATAAGTCTTTCCCTGGCACCTCTTAACCTCCTCCTCTCAAAATCTAGATCCCGCATTGCGGCATTTATCTCAAGCTCAAGAATAGAAACTTTAGCCCATGCTTCTTCTCGAGCTGCCTGCTAACAACAGCAACAAATATTTTCAGTTTCACATAAAGAAACTTCACCaccaaaagaaaagaagtaagagctaaaaaaaatgaataacagATAGAATAGAATAAGGGGGATATTGAATTAGAAAGCTAAAGCaacttattaattagaatttatcagTCTAGCAACATATAAATAAGATACTGTCATACTCTGAAGTCACACAGAAATAAGTCATCAACAGTAACAGCAATCGGTGGAAAGCAGACATCATTTAGACAAACACCTTTATACAAAAACATTCTTGGAACATGAAATTCCGATATCTACCTTTTCACTCTCAAGGTCTTTGCTTAATCTTCTTGTTTCCTCTTCAAGTTCTTCTATTTTCTGCTCCATGAATTTGCATTTTCGTTCAGCGAAATAGTAAACAAATCCAAAATATGAAAAGGGGACATAATACACACACAAAACCATATGATTACCTTTGTTTGATTTGCAGTGGTCAGCTTCTCCTCATGCAATTCAGTTTCCAACTGGCGAACCTTATTATCAGACACAACCATCTTTTGCCTAGTATCCTCCTGCAACAAAATGGAACGAAGGTACAAACCTATTTATGAAATACACAGTTGTCTCCCATTGTAGGCTAAACATAAGCAGAACCATACCAGTTTGGACCTCAAGGTTTCAACTAGCAAACACCTTTCTCTCTCTGACTCCTACAACATACAGAAAGAATGACAGCTTATAAGCTTCAAAAGTAAAGGGAGTATAGTTTCTTACTACTTTAGTGACAAAACCTTCAAACCTGAAGCTTATTTATTGTTTCATGtagttctctttctcttcttaagGCAGCATCAGTGTGTCGTCTTAATTCCTCTTGAGCCTCAGACTGGGCTCTAAAAACAGCAGCCTTTAGATCAGTTGTGGCCTTTTCCCGCTCATCTTTTCGCTGAGTCCGCTCGTCATCTAATTGTTCCTTGAGTTCAGCTATATTTACTTTCTGACTGCATGCAGAGGAGCAAGTGAGAGGGACTCAATTATAAAACATACAGCTAGCGTAACCAGGGTGGGGGCAAAAAGTTTAATACTAAGCATGGTACCAAAAGGTCCATCCTCCTCCAACAGTCAATACTAAAATTCATCCCAGGATGTTACACACAAGAATATAGACACATGTACATAAGCACTAAATCATTCCACATTGCCAATTCTCATTGCAATATAAAAATCAGTCAATCAACGATCAGTTCAAGCTCAAACTACATAAAAATGAACAACTTCACTCCTATGACACTTGCATCAACCATTGAGGACTAAAGTAGTGAAGAACTCAACAATCAAGAATTAAATAGCTCAGAATTATATAGATCATACCTACTTATTATAGCATTTGCTTCAGCACATGACTGCATAGAAGCACTCAGCCTTTCATTGAGGTCTTCGATGGCATGTTTCTGTTCAGCAGTTACTCTATTAACATCACCTAGTTCCTTGTATTTTAGATCTACACTCTGTTGTAATTCTTTTAATTGATCAAGGTAACATTTTGCAACAGACTTCTTGGCTGATTGTAATTCCTATAAAATGGATTGTGGATTAGGTAAGACATTGTAGACCATATATTGATATAACAAAGAACAACTTGAGATTgaacattttattttaaaatctgcATGCAGAGTTTTAGGAGAGAACATaaattgaaaatgcatcagcTACATACACTTTCATGACGATCAGCAGCAACACGGTTGTCATTACGCAAAGTATCAATTAATACCACCTGATTCTCCAACTGCTTCCTCAGCTCCTGCCAAGAATAAGATAGGATACAATTAACATGAGGAAAAAGAAGGGTAAGAAAGGAGGAGTTTACAGTGCTTAGGATATTGCATCCTTTTAAATTAACGTACTGTGTTTGATCTTTGAAGGcttcgaaaatcatcaagagaaaTGGGACCTTCGGGGGCACCAATGCCTAAGCCTTTCAATCTCTTGCTTTCAAAGGCACAACGCTCTATATATTCAAGATAAGAAAAAGTAAGACAGAAATTTTAAAAGCACCACAAACTCAAATAAAACAAATATCTATATCAACCCTGATGTATCTTTCACATAACTTTCTGATAGAAAATTACATTATATATCATAATTATCAATTAGATGTAATATAAATTTCACAACGAATAGGAAGTAAACAGTTGATCACATGAAGTTatatgaagaagctgcaaatgtCAAAATCAAATGTATAggaaaattatgaatattacaaCATGCTATAATATAATTTTCAAGCTTGAATTCTATAATGAACATAATAGGAGTAGAATGCTATAATGACACAAACTAGTAAATTAAATTTGGTTAATCATAACATTACCTGCTTTTCGCTTAGCAGCTGCATTATCTGGCATGGGGGAGGACAAAAGCACCTCTCGATATACAAAAGAAAATGTAAGATCTGTatcaaaagatacaaaatattttttgagggAACCAAAAAACCTGAAATCCCatttattaaagaaaaatgaaaattctgACTTCTGATAACTGGAAAGCATTCATACCGTGCTGAGGAGGAGCAGCAAACGATATAATATCACCATGGAAAACTTTGACAGCAGGACCATTCTTTTTTAACTTCTCCCAGTTAAGGTAAGTTCCATTTCTGCTGAACAACACTTTACAAAAATCAGAATATGACAAGGGAGAGAAATTTTTCCACAAGAAGGATAGAAATAGTCAAACTCTGAAAAAGAATCCACAACCTTGTATCTTTCAAGAAAATTGATGTTGTGTCCACCATATTTTCGTTTGTAACCGACATCCTGTATATTCTGCAATGATTTGCACTAATGTTGTTCGAATCAATCTGGAATCGCACATCATCCACCAATCGGCCGATGCAGTGCTCATTGGCAGTTAGTAAAATATTAATTCCCTGGTCAGAATCAACCATTCaaccaaatcaaatcaaatgaAGAGGAGTAACCAATAGTTACAGAAAAAGAACAATTAAATGAAGAAAAGGTGCCAAAACCATTGGTCACACAGCTGCGTTCAACTACCACTGAATGTAATTTCATAATAACTTTGTTGCAAATCCATACATATTTACAGCACAGTTCAATCTTGTTGACATATATTAAGAGTCTGTTTATTTGACcatattttgtaattaaaaaaagttttttttcttaattgCTTTGAAAAAATTCTCTTCCTTTGCAGACTGTTTGAACAATATATAAATGAATAAACAAACTGAAATATCTAAACGCAAACTAATGCCCAAATTATTGCATGCATGTAATCAGCACAAGTTCATAAGGTCATTACTGTATCCGGTAGGTCGTGGCTTATATCAGAGATCAAGCTGCAAGCTTGTCACTTTTCACTTTCAGAGGCAAAACGGTTCACTTCActtgcatttttcaaataaaaaaacgcAACTACAAAGAAAACTATGAATTAGAGCAACTGAGATTTTATCTGAGATGAGAGAAAGAACGAACCTGGAGCCTTTTGCGGGCATTGTTGGAGATAGCGGTGAGGACGCCCCAAACTTGAGGATCAGAGAAGTGAAGAGGTTGAGATGCAATGTTTGAAGCAACGGAAACAATGCGATCCCTTGCGGTGGGGCTCGACGCTTGCTTCTGCGGTGAGTTCTCGTTACCAGCAGGAGGAGGAAGAAGCTTCAAAGCTTTGGTGATAGGGGATTCCGATTTCTCGTTCTCCACCGCCATTGACATTACAGAGTGAGGGGTGTGACTGAGAATGAGAAAGGGAAAAGGAGGAAATTTGGCGGGGATTTTGAAACCCTAAATTGATTGATTTTTGGGAGGGAAA harbors:
- the LOC112743105 gene encoding uncharacterized protein isoform X1 — protein: MSMAVENEKSESPITKALKLLPPPAGNENSPQKQASSPTARDRIVSVASNIASQPLHFSDPQVWGVLTAISNNARKRLQGINILLTANEHCIGRLVDDVRFQIDSNNISANHCRIYRMSVTNENMVDTTSIFLKDTRNGTYLNWEKLKKNGPAVKVFHGDIISFAAPPQHDLTFSFVYREVLLSSPMPDNAAAKRKAERCAFESKRLKGLGIGAPEGPISLDDFRSLQRSNTELRKQLENQVVLIDTLRNDNRVAADRHESELQSAKKSVAKCYLDQLKELQQSVDLKYKELGDVNRVTAEQKHAIEDLNERLSASMQSCAEANAIISSQKVNIAELKEQLDDERTQRKDEREKATTDLKAAVFRAQSEAQEELRRHTDAALRRERELHETINKLQESERERCLLVETLRSKLEDTRQKMVVSDNKVRQLETELHEEKLTTANQTKKIEELEEETRRLSKDLESEKQAAREEAWAKVSILELEINAAMRDLDFERRRLRGARERLMLRETQLRAFYSTTEEIQVLFAKQQEQLKAMQRTLEDEENYENTSVDMDGVIGGTPGREGEVAGYHSKNTAKAGSTASTQKRNRDQVETSSNEASVTEKHDCEVRSQECHNTQEFTSADHDHDVRGGFGSDIDGAAAMMDGVVGGTGCVLGTESPSNYGIKHVDLNKSGPLDGDTMQCDDDVNVQETEEQAHDNRVSHPLQLHDPTDTEKVIEDTEVGGTIRTADLLTSEVAGSWACSTAPSVHGDNESPSRDNNEGCGPLHDSNIVVAESQNTDDAAAKRNERQALRDMIGIVAPDLREKFGGSAYNCGEKQEKDGSSTDSDTQSCSNSGNEGRINAEGGAMSDEETQCCDHVEENEKQDDAMDEGDDEATQED
- the LOC112743105 gene encoding uncharacterized protein isoform X4; translation: MSMAVENEKSESPITKALKLLPPPAGNENSPQKQASSPTARDRIVSVASNIASQPLHFSDPQVWGVLTAISNNARKRLQGINILLTANEHCIGRLVDDVRFQIDSNNISANHCRIYRMSVTNENMVDTTSIFLKDTRNGTYLNWEKLKKNGPAVKVFHGDIISFAAPPQHDLTFSFVYREVLLSSPMPDNAAAKRKAERCAFESKRLKGLGIGAPEGPISLDDFRSLQRSNTELRKQLENQVVLIDTLRNDNRVAADRHESELQSAKKSVAKCYLDQLKELQQSVDLKYKELGDVNRVTAEQKHAIEDLNERLSASMQSCAEANAIISSQKVNIAELKEQLDDERTQRKDEREKATTDLKAAVFRAQSEAQEELRRHTDAALRRERELHETINKLQESERERCLLVETLRSKLVRQLETELHEEKLTTANQTKKIEELEEETRRLSKDLESEKQAAREEAWAKVSILELEINAAMRDLDFERRRLRGARERLMLRETQLRAFYSTTEEIQVLFAKQQEQLKAMQRTLEDEENYENTSVDMDGVIGGTPGREGEVAGYHSKNTAKAGSTASTQKRNRDQVETSSNEASVTEKHDCEVRSQECHNTQEFTSADHDHDVRGGFGSDIDGAAAMMDGVVGGTGCVLGTESPSNYGIKHVDLNKSGPLDGDTMQCDDDVNVQETEEQAHDNRVSHPLQLHDPTDTEKVIEDTEVGGTIRTADLLTSEVAGSWACSTAPSVHGDNESPSRDNNEGCGPLHDSNIVVAESQNTDDAAAKRNERQALRDMIGIVAPDLREKFGGSAYNCGEKQEKDGSSTDSDTQSCSNSGNEGRINAEGGAMSDEETQCCDHVEENEKQDDAMDEGDDEATQED
- the LOC112743105 gene encoding uncharacterized protein isoform X2, producing MSMAVENEKSESPITKALKLLPPPAGNENSPQKQASSPTARDRIVSVASNIASQPLHFSDPQVWGVLTAISNNARKRLQGINILLTANEHCIGRLVDDVRFQIDSNNISANHCRIYRMSVTNENMVDTTSIFLKDTRNGTYLNWEKLKKNGPAVKVFHGDIISFAAPPQHDLTFSFVYREVLLSSPMPDNAAAKRKAERCAFESKRLKGLGIGAPEGPISLDDFRSLQRSNTELRKQLENQVVLIDTLRNDNRVAADRHESELQSAKKSVAKCYLDQLKELQQSVDLKYKELGDVNRVTAEQKHAIEDLNERLSASMQSCAEANAIISSQKVNIAELKEQLDDERTQRKDEREKATTDLKAAVFRAQSEAQEELRRHTDAALRRERELHETINKLQESERERCLLVETLRSKLEDTRQKMVVSDNKVRQLETELHEEKLTTANQTKKIEELEEETRRLSKDLESEKAAREEAWAKVSILELEINAAMRDLDFERRRLRGARERLMLRETQLRAFYSTTEEIQVLFAKQQEQLKAMQRTLEDEENYENTSVDMDGVIGGTPGREGEVAGYHSKNTAKAGSTASTQKRNRDQVETSSNEASVTEKHDCEVRSQECHNTQEFTSADHDHDVRGGFGSDIDGAAAMMDGVVGGTGCVLGTESPSNYGIKHVDLNKSGPLDGDTMQCDDDVNVQETEEQAHDNRVSHPLQLHDPTDTEKVIEDTEVGGTIRTADLLTSEVAGSWACSTAPSVHGDNESPSRDNNEGCGPLHDSNIVVAESQNTDDAAAKRNERQALRDMIGIVAPDLREKFGGSAYNCGEKQEKDGSSTDSDTQSCSNSGNEGRINAEGGAMSDEETQCCDHVEENEKQDDAMDEGDDEATQED
- the LOC112743105 gene encoding uncharacterized protein isoform X3; the protein is MSMAVENEKSESPITKALKLLPPPAGNENSPQKQASSPTARDRIVSVASNIASQPLHFSDPQVWGVLTAISNNARKRLQGINILLTANEHCIGRLVDDVRFQIDSNNISANHCRIYRMSVTNENMVDTTSIFLKDTRNGTYLNWEKLKKNGPAVKVFHGDIISFAAPPQHDLTFSFVYREVLLSSPMPDNAAAKRKAERCAFESKRLKGLGIGAPEGPISLDDFRSLQRSNTELRKQLENQVVLIDTLRNDNRVAADRHESELQSAKKSVAKCYLDQLKELQQSVDLKYKELGDVNRVTAEQKHAIEDLNERLSASMQSCAEANAIISSQKVNIAELKEQLDDERTQRKDEREKATTDLKAAVFRAQSEAQEELRRHTDAALRRERELHETINKLQESERERCLLVETLRSKLMVVSDNKVRQLETELHEEKLTTANQTKKIEELEEETRRLSKDLESEKQAAREEAWAKVSILELEINAAMRDLDFERRRLRGARERLMLRETQLRAFYSTTEEIQVLFAKQQEQLKAMQRTLEDEENYENTSVDMDGVIGGTPGREGEVAGYHSKNTAKAGSTASTQKRNRDQVETSSNEASVTEKHDCEVRSQECHNTQEFTSADHDHDVRGGFGSDIDGAAAMMDGVVGGTGCVLGTESPSNYGIKHVDLNKSGPLDGDTMQCDDDVNVQETEEQAHDNRVSHPLQLHDPTDTEKVIEDTEVGGTIRTADLLTSEVAGSWACSTAPSVHGDNESPSRDNNEGCGPLHDSNIVVAESQNTDDAAAKRNERQALRDMIGIVAPDLREKFGGSAYNCGEKQEKDGSSTDSDTQSCSNSGNEGRINAEGGAMSDEETQCCDHVEENEKQDDAMDEGDDEATQED
- the LOC112743105 gene encoding uncharacterized protein isoform X5, producing MSMAVENEKSESPITKALKLLPPPAGNENSPQKQASSPTARDRIVSVASNIASQPLHFSDPQVWGVLTAISNNARKRLQGINILLTANEHCIGRLVDDVRFQIDSNNISANHCRIYRMSVTNENMVDTTSIFLKDTRNGTYLNWEKLKKNGPAVKVFHGDIISFAAPPQHDLTFSFVYREVLLSSPMPDNAAAKRKAERCAFESKRLKGLGIGAPEGPISLDDFRSLQRSNTELRKQLENQVVLIDTLRNDNRVAADRHESELQSAKKSVAKCYLDQLKELQQSVDLKYKELGDVNRVTAEQKHAIEDLNERLSASMQSCAEANAIISSQKVNIAELKEQLDDERTQRKDEREKATTDLKAAVFRAQSEAQEELRRHTDAALRRERELHETINKLQESERERCLLVETLRSKLLETELHEEKLTTANQTKKIEELEEETRRLSKDLESEKQAAREEAWAKVSILELEINAAMRDLDFERRRLRGARERLMLRETQLRAFYSTTEEIQVLFAKQQEQLKAMQRTLEDEENYENTSVDMDGVIGGTPGREGEVAGYHSKNTAKAGSTASTQKRNRDQVETSSNEASVTEKHDCEVRSQECHNTQEFTSADHDHDVRGGFGSDIDGAAAMMDGVVGGTGCVLGTESPSNYGIKHVDLNKSGPLDGDTMQCDDDVNVQETEEQAHDNRVSHPLQLHDPTDTEKVIEDTEVGGTIRTADLLTSEVAGSWACSTAPSVHGDNESPSRDNNEGCGPLHDSNIVVAESQNTDDAAAKRNERQALRDMIGIVAPDLREKFGGSAYNCGEKQEKDGSSTDSDTQSCSNSGNEGRINAEGGAMSDEETQCCDHVEENEKQDDAMDEGDDEATQED